Proteins from one Bactrocera neohumeralis isolate Rockhampton chromosome 3, APGP_CSIRO_Bneo_wtdbg2-racon-allhic-juicebox.fasta_v2, whole genome shotgun sequence genomic window:
- the LOC126752938 gene encoding uncharacterized protein LOC126752938 codes for MKTITPLRRSGVESGGDAHEERAPKRKREVMKPKVIAHVPQNQHRKSSNNTNTNCNSNQQPARYNNIGNNESKSAALEVFFNCTQKLVYPHPATRVPICLIYCLSARARIADALRMRRQLALLLRCVFVGVDFAETVLLVLIAAGLATARPEPPRDSYSAPPPSSYQPSAPSGGYGPPPVYGPPQQPPVVHKHVYVHVPPPEPEYQAPRKPIVFPPPQKHYKIVFIKAPSPPAPTAPVIPVIPQNEEKTLVYVLVKKPEEQPDIVIPTPAPTQPSKPEVYFIRYKTQKEETGPYPNSIAPPPSGDYGAPAAPSAPSAPSSSYGAPSH; via the exons atgaaaacaataacacCGCTGAGACGTAGCGGTGTGGAGAGCGGCGGCGATGCGCACGAAGAGCGCGCGCCGAAGCGAAAAC GTGAGGTAATGAAACCGAAAGTGATCGCACACGTTCCACAAAATCAACACCGAAAAAGCAGTAACAACACAAACACCAACTGTAACAGCAATCAGCAACCGGCGCGCTACAATAACATTGGCAACAATGAAAGCAAAAGCGCAGCGCTTGAAGTCTTCTTCAATTGCACCCAAAAGCTGGTGTACCCACACCCCGCCACCCGTGTGCCAATCTGCCTCATCTATTGCTTGAGCGCGCGCGCGCGCATTGCAGATGCTCTACGCATGCGCAGACAATTGGCTTTGCTTTTGCGCTGTGTCTTCGTCGGCGTTGACTTTGCCGAAACG GTTTTACTTGTTTTGATTGCAGCTGGCTTGGCCACAGCACGTCCAGAACCACCACGTGACAGCTACAGCGCCCCACCCCCCAGCAGTTATCAACCATCGGCGCCCAGCGGCGGCTATGGGCCACCACCGGTATATGGACCACCACAACAACCACCTGTGGTACATAAGCATGTCTATGTGCATGTGCCACCACCAGAACCAGAATATCAGGCACCAAG AAAACCCATTGTCTTCCCACCACCACAGAAGCACTACAAAATCGTTTTCATTAAGGCGCCATCACCACCAGCACCAACCGCACCAGTGATTCCAGTTATACCACAAAACGAAGAGAAGACACTGGTCTATGTGTTGGTCAAGAAACCCGAAGAACAACCCGACATCGTCATTCCCACACCGGCACCAACACAGCCCAGCAAACCCGAAGTTTACTTCATTCGCTACAAGACACAAAAGGAAGAGACCGGCCCATACCCGAACAGCATTGCGCCACCACCATCGGGCGATTATGGTGCACCAGCAGCGCCATCGGCACCCTCAGCGCCCAGCTCATCATACGGTGCACCATCGCACTAA